In Ovis aries strain OAR_USU_Benz2616 breed Rambouillet chromosome 13, ARS-UI_Ramb_v3.0, whole genome shotgun sequence, the genomic window TGCAGGGTAACTTGATGCACAGTATCTGTCGTCTGCACTCTGAGACACCTAGACATTTGTGCAGTTTTGAGCCAGAACTTTATACTTTTCAAACCAGGGAATAACAAATACTGAGAAGTAGCAATcgattttctaaaataaacacaaaacaaaatgtagaaaagatCAACACACAAGGTAAACATTTTAAAGGGGAAAGAAGGTGTTAGACATGTGGATGGGGAAATGACAGgctccccccaaccctgccccaccccaatcCACCTCCGGGCAACGTGTGGGTCtgtctttattttgattttaaggATTTGATAGTGTCTCTGCTGAAACCACCCCCACAAAACCGCCTTCTGCCCCTGGTTGGAATTGGAGACTGGAGATAAAGTGTCTTCCCACCCACATCACTGTGGGAACAACTgactttctccctcttcctttctaTGCATGTACTGTTCCTGTCACACTTGCCCTTGCTTGCTCCCCgccctctctccctccacctGCTCTCCTACCTCACCCCTTCACGCCTCCCTTCACCTTCCTCCCATGCGACCcattccctctccttctctccttccttccttccatctgtcCATCCGCCTGTCACCACACCTTCGCCTTCCTTCCTGGTTCTCTCCCAAGATCCCATTTCTTTTCCAACAGTGAAAGCTCAATCAACAGATTTTGTACATTATTAGCATTTCATAGTGTGATTTTGCTTTCCTGCTCTCTtagaaatcccagggcaaggACACGGTGGGGTTGGAGGCTTAAACattgacatttctcctaagaTAGAATTCACTGACAATTCAGTCTCTCACAGTGACAAGACTAAGTTTACTGTAATCATCAATTACTCTTTTCATAGACTTCATGATCTTCTCCACCAACAAGTCTAACTTGCTAGATTTTGAAGACttttccatggaaggaggagcctgtggATGGACACGTTTATCACACAGGCCACTAGAACTAGGATGGCCAGAAATCTAGGAACCAAACCAGGACATGTTGTAAGCAAATAAGGATGGTGTTAACAATGACACTAGGAAGTCAGACAGCAAACAGGACTGCCCTAGGCAAGATTACTATGTGATCACCCTCACATAGTCCCTTTGGGTAAAGAGCTGTGGTTTGCAGGGCCTGTAGGACTTGAAATCTTCAAGGCCCCTGAGCACATGGGCCCTtctgacgtgtgtgtgtgtgtgtgtgtgtgtgtgtgtgtgtgatggtacACCTCCTGAGTGATGATGGCCCAGCTGACCTTCCCAGTATGAGAACACTGGGTGGGGATGAAGCCATTTTTGGGGAGGTGGCTCCTCACCAGGTCACGTGCCTGCAGGCTTCTCCCCACCCTGACCCACTCCACCCCTGATTGAACTATTCCTGACCCATTTTCCTATCGCTTCCTCCTGTTCGCTTCAACACTGCTGGTAAAGGAACAGAGCCTACAGCCCAGTGATTGCGCGTTCACAACAGGCTGATGTTCAGATATTCAGTGGGTGCGCCAGCAAAGTCCTGCAGCCGCTAAAATATTATTACAACCAGCTATTTGCCTGGGGCCAGAGCGCTCCGCCCCAACCCTGCAGTTCAGCCACTTCTGCTCCTCCACCTGGGCCCCCTGTCTCCCCATCGTTCTTCCAACAGCTGAGAAGCAGAGCCCCGGGAGGTGAGCCCTTTCTTGGTGACATGCCCAGTACCTTGTAGAGTTTCCCTTCCTGGAAGGAGCAGTTGGTCAGCTCCGACTTGAGGCAGGTAGTCCGCCGCATCTCCAGGTTGACCTGATACTCCAGGTGGTCAGTCAGCTGTGGGAGGCAAAGACGAAGGATAAAGgacccctctcccatctctgtcACTTCCGGGGGTGGGAGCTCCTCATGGGGCACCCAGGTTGAAGGCCCTCCTTGGACATACCCATGGgttcccctctccccttcctggtTGCCTCCCCTGGCCCCTCTGCCATTTGAGCAGAATTCCCCAGAAGCCACTCCATGGGCAAAGTCACCCTTGGTGACCCATGTGTTGCTGATGTAaagggcagagagcagcaggctAGACTCTGAGGGCCAGCCCGCCTCAGCCATGGGTGCTGGGTGCTGCTGCCCTCATGGAGACAGCCCCCGACGTGCACACACATGGTCTCCCAGTGCCCAGGAGTCCCCTTCCCACAGCTCAGGCCCTTGAACCAGGATGTACCGCCCTGGTCTTGGGTATCATTTAAGCGACTCCACTTCATCCGCTCCAGGAGATTTCTGCGTCTCTTGAAACACCCACTTTGGACTAAACGAGACTGAGTTCACTTGCATGGCTGCCCTGAACCCacagatccccagagaagggcacgaggggaggggaggcacaCAGACCCTCTTCATGGCCTTCAGGACACGCACGATCCTGAAGTTGTACAGGTCCTCGTTCTTCTTGTTGAAGTCCTCAGTCAAAAATTCCATGGTGGTCACCACCACGGGGTCTGACACAGGCACCTCGTAGACAAGAATGAAGGTCCTCCGCTTTGACTGACAGCTGAGGGCCACCAGAGCCCCCACAACGGCCAGCAGCAGCCGGGGGCCCTGCCAGGGTCTGGTCATTGTGGCTTGCCCTGCCTGGGGCTGCTCTGCCCAGTGGCCTCAAGGCAGCTGGGTGCCACCCACACCCACGGCCGCTCTTCTCCTCTTGATCTTGCAGGTGAGGGCCCGCTGGGGGAGCTGGGCAGACTTGCGTCCTCCTCCCAGGCCTCCTCATCTGAAATACACACACCCACCaaacccccccccaccccccttctctagggggctgctctctgggcAGGCTAGACCCTCCTGCTAGCCTAGTGTCTCTGAGTGGGAGCCAGCCTGTGGTTGCCGTCCACTGAGTTCAGCCCAGCCAGGCCATGGGAGGCCTGGAGGGGCAGGAAGCGATAGGGACACGGGGGCGCTGGGTCCCAGGGCAGTGGAGTGAGGTGGAGCCCTGAACACCATGTTCTGTCTCTGTGATCATCCTTAGACTTTCTCCCGGTTGGTCCCCTCTCCACTTCCCAGGCTGGCCGGGATGCAAGTTTGCCCATGAGCCCAAACCTTGGCATCTTCCTCCTGCTATTTATTAGCTGTGAGAGGTGTCTGGGACTCCCCGGAAAAGCTGAGGTTCCCCAGAAAATGGAGGCTGTGCCCCATAAGGAAACTTGCAGGTGTGGCCTTGACGTGGCTCTGTGTTCATGTCCTGCTATCCCTGTGGATGAACCAGTGATGTTTCCTGTCCCTGCGACCCTCTGTGGCACTCGGACAGTACACACATAGCCTCCATCCGGTACCAGCATCTGGGCAGGGTCTTCAGATGCCCAGAGCTTAGAAGGTGTTTGGAGATGCGGTTCTCCAACGCAGAGGCCTGCCTGTGGGAGGGAGAGATGTCTTCTTTCTCCCATGGCCCTCAGTCTGCCCTGCCTCCTGTCTCATCACATGTCCTGGACTTTCCTGGTCTGGAGGAAGAGAGTAAGGGGAGAGACCAAGAAGCCCCCGCTGCAGGGCTCCAGCCCCAGCAGGTCCCTTCAGGCTCTCCCTCATCCTCCACGGCAGTGACCTCTCCTCTCTGGGCAGCTGGTTAGCTTCTGGGGGCTGCGGTGACAAGCTAACACCAACAACGGCTTAAGAcgacacacatttattatctcacagctcTGGACATCGGAGGTGTGGGCTGGGCTGCTGTCCTTCCAGAAGCTCCTGCCTCACTCACATGCAACACTTTCCTCCATCCTCCCAAACAAAAATACCAACATTCCCATAGAGATAAGTAAGACACAGTCTCATTATACAATTTTCATATGCCCAGAATGCAATCCAAGGTTACTCAGCCCATGAAGAACTCAGAAAATTTCTCCTTGTTGAAGAATTCTCTTAGCCCTTCTTCCAGAGCAAATCTCCTGGCAATGAGATATCTTAAACCTGTCCTCAGCTGATTACATCTTCATATCATGATTATCCCTAAATATATTTCCCCTGATTATGGGGTTCTGGTTTGGCAGTTCTTATCTCTCAGAATTCAAAGTCTTATTCTACTCCCTTCTAGCTTCTCTGTTCCTGATGAGAAATTTGCAGTTGTTCAAATTTTTGTTCTTCTGTAAATTATGTCTTTTGTCTAAAGGCtctcagggtttttttcctttgtctttagtttttttagCAGTACCTTGATGTGGATTTCTTAAAATTTACTTGTTTTGGGGTTCAGTAAGTTTCATAAACCTGAGTCTTTGACAAATTTGGGAAAGTCTCAGCCGTTATcgcttctctttcttccttcggctccccctttcttcttctttttctgtaacacttttcatttccctctgagAGTCCAATGACATGAAAGACCTTTTTAAATTGTCCCATAGACTGCTGAAGCTCTATTCatgcttttaaacattttcttcctctttagtGTTTGTAATGGATAACTTCTGTTAATCTGTCCTCAAGTTCATAAGCCCTTTTTGCCGACATCTTCAGTCTGCTCTTGAGTTCactaatgagatttttattttgtttttttttttttaattttccaggaTATCAGTAAAATTCCCTTTTGGTTTTTAAGGCTATCTTCTATTTCTTACTAATAGTTTCTACCTTTCCAATCTTTGAAAAGTGCTTACTCCCACTTGgaactttcatttttccttttggccacagagcatgtgggatcttagtttcccaatcagggattgaacctggtccccctgcattggaagcacagagtcttaaccattggactgccaaggaagtgcCTGGAATTTTTGGGTAATACCTTCTTTAAAGTCTGTCAGATATTTCCAATACCTGAGTTATCTCAGCACTGGCATCTGCTGActggtcccccccaccccccaggagaGCTGTAATTTTCTTGGTTCTCTGTATACTGAGTAATCTTGGGTCATATCCTGGATGTTCTGAAAGTTGTATTATGAGAGTCTGTATCTTATTTGCGCTCTCTGGGGAATGTTGGTATTTTTGTTTCAGTGGGCGATTCACCCAGCTGCATTCAGGGCACAAATTCTGACCAGCGTTCTGTGGGTTGTGGTTTCAGGATCAGGTCAGCTCTGTGTCAGTCCTGCAGGGCTGTgggtctgtgcatgtgtgttttgCAGGAGCCAGGCTGGCTGGGTGGTGGTCTGTCCCTTTCTTCCATTCACATCTTCCTTGTGCCATTAGGGTTAGAACCACACTCGTCCCATTCAGGTCCACTTTCTTGAGCTCCTATGATCCATCTGGTCCTTTCTGGTTCCCTGGATCTTCCCTTTCTTGCTCGGCTTTGCAAACCCACATCTACACCCAATGCTGGGGTCACGGAGCAGGAGGACAGAGACAGGAAAAATTAATGGAGGTCTGTCTCACCACCTTAGACCCACAGCAGCTCTGATAGGACGGGAACGCTCCACTCCCTCAATATTTATGTGGCTGAAGATCAGCCATCCCTGCTCTGCTGTCCATTCTGCTGCCATAGACCATCTGGGAGCTGGACCAGAAGAGGACCGAGGAAGGAAGAGACAGGATTTGTGCCTCCAACCCTCCCACTCCCCAGACCCCTGGCTTTCAAGTTCCCTGTCTTGCCCCTGGAGGGCTTCTCCCAGAGCTGTCAGTTCAGACCCGGCTACATACACAGGGATGGGCACCCCTGCCCGGCTCCCGGCAGCGATGGGGGAGTGGGAGGTGTGTGCTGGCAGCCCTCCCCAGAACCCTCCCAGAAAGCCCCCATCCTCCCCACTCTCCACTCGCAGGGGCTGGAGCCAGGGCATGAGACCGGGCCAGTGCAGCCATCCTGCCCCAAGGCACTGCCAGGTGAGGGACAGGGCCCACCCCCCCGGGGGACAGAGCAGCAGAGGGGCTCAACCTGCTCCCCAGGCCTCCCACCATGGAGCCCTGAGCTGGCCTGCACTTCCCTGGCCACAGGCACATTTGGCCACCACTGGGACAGGCCgaagcagtggggagagggagaaattCCCACACAAGATAGATGGGAGCTGGGGACTTGATGCCCTGCTCAGGGGACCCCTCACCCCAAGGCACAAGCTCCACACTGTCTTCCAGGCATCCCAGTGAAATGGAGCCCCGTTGGTCAGTATCACCTGCTCACCAGCATCCCTGGACTGCCTACCCTTCCCCACAGCGCTGCGTGCCCTGGACACCACCAGCACTGTGGGGCTCCCTCTGATGGCCTGGGCATTTCAGCCAGAAATGCCCACGTGGAGCTCTGCCCctctttccaggtggtgctgctAGGCAGCATTTAAGCCATCTCCAGCCGCGACAACGTGCGATTCCGTGTCACAGTCACCAAGGCTTGTTCCTATTGCCGGATTGGGAGCGCTGGCCCAGGACTTCCAGGGTACACCCCACCCTCCCCCGGTGCAGTTGGGGTCCCCTGGTGCTGCACCAGGCCCACCATGCTGGGCTCACCTCCCCTCTTCAGACCCGTCTTCACTTGCTGAGGCTGCTGTGCCCCAATTTTATTGTGTTTTCAAAAGTAGTTTTCATCTCAAAGAATCTCCAATTTAGGGAAATGCTGTAATTACAATGCAAAGAAGTGTTTCCCCTGAGGCATTGGAGAGGAGTTTGCCAATGTGATGCCCATCACCCTCAGCGTGTGAGTGAGCGACCCCCACACGCAGGTGGGTCCTCCTCTCCAACCACGGTGCAACCAAGGAGTCCGGGATAGAATGCAGAGGTGTCCCCTGTTGGTGCTCAGACCCATCAGGGGTCAGGGACAGGCACACACCCCGCTTCGCCAGTAACTGGgcaccaggacatggaagtaccTGTCCTGCCAGGAGCTCCTGGAGAAAGGGGCGTCTTCACTCCTTCCTTCGGGGCCACTCCTCAGACTCTCACTGACCTCATGACCATGACCTTTCTGCAGGGTAACTATTTTGCAGAGCTTCCTTAAATTTGTGTTTGCCTGACATGCACGGCAGCCTGGCCACATGGCACGTGTCCTTCTGGGGGCAGAGGGCAGTCTGGGCCTCCCTCCTGCCTGTGCCCACCACCCCCAACATTGCTGtaggcccccccaccccaccccactgccctgAGAAATGGCAGTTCTGTTCTCCCAGCAGGTGCCAGGCCAGCCATCCTGATCCCTCTCTACTTCTGGAATAGCAACAGTCAGACCTGCTAAGGGTTAAGGAGTAGTCATGTCCTGTAGGTGCATGTTTAGCTATGGATCTATCATCCCAGGGTCAAGGTCAGAGGTGTGGGTGAGGAGGAGGCCTGCTGACCTTGGTCTGCTCCTTGGACTTTCATATGGCCTTCACCAGAATCCCTGTCTTCTCCAGTCTCCAGGTTCCCTTTCATCAAGGTTCCCTATGACACCCACAGTGGTATTTTTGCCAGATGCTGGGGAGAAATGCCCCTGAAGAAAAGGcatcttctctgtctccactcggGGAACAAAAACCTAGAGTGCGGTATCTGCCAAAGAGGACTGTGATGAATATCCCAGGATTTCAGTGGAGACCATGAAGAACTGCATCCTAAGAGTGAAAGTCAACTGGAAATACATCGTTCTCAGAAGCCCTACTTTGAAAGTGTAAAGAGATCAAAAAGGTGACAACCTAGAattctacagtcagcaaaaatattgctcaaaaatgaagacaaaataaaaacatttcagccagccaaagagaaaagaaatctcaaaaatttcaaaagattGACACGGTTCAGAGTACGTTTTCTGTTCATAGTAAACTGCAATAAAAGCTTAACGTGACAACCTccatgttgtgctgtgcttagtcactcagtcgtgtctggctctgagactccatggactgtaacctgccaggctcctctgtccatggaattttccaggcaagaagactggcgtgggttgccatatcctactctaggggatcttccccacccaaggatcgaacccatatctcttgtgtctcctgcactgggaggcagattctttaccagtagcaccacctgggaagtcatgaACATACAGCCAAGTGATACGCAACATAAGTAATAGGAGTCATCACAAATGGGATAAATCCTCTAAATAAAAGAATgttaaactgattttaaaaccTCCATGCTGTTTACCAAGACACATACTTAATTATTAAGGCACTATCTGCAAGTAAAAAGATGGATAAAGATACATCATGGAAATGCTAGTGAAAGCATTGCTGGGGTGGCTACTCTGATGTCAGACAAGGCTGACTCCACAGCGAGAGCATCACTGGGATGTAAAGGGATCATTGATGAGATTGAAATGGCCCCACAGCTCTGTTTGTACAAGCAGTTAATGACAGTCTCAAATGTACACAGTTATGAGAAAAGGAGACTAGACACACCCACAATTATCATCACAGTGAGAGATTTTAACACCGCTCTCAGTAACGGGCAGAAAAACAGACCCAGACACAAAcctaaaccaaacaaaaaaataaagtaaagagAGTCCATATGAGAAAAGTTTGGTCACACAGGTGACCTGAGATGCATCAATATCTGCTAGAGCCTGCTGGCGGTGGATGCGTCAATACCTAACGCTGCACCTGAAAAATGCAGAGCATACAGTCGTTTCAAGAACCTGTGGAATATTGGTTGTAAAACAAACCTCAGCAAGTTTCAAGAAGAGACATAATAGGAAAGCTGTTCTCTGACTGTAGTGGACGTGAGCTGATAGTCAATGAGAGAAGATGGCTAGGAGATCAGCTATGGTTAGGAGCTGCTatcagggcagtggggaggacagCGTCACTTAGACACCCCTGCGGCTGGCTGCATACCCCATACTCCCCTGGGCTCGTCTGGGGGCTGTTGCTTCCAGCCAAGGTCATAGGCAGCCTTGGCCGCTGCCCAGGAATGGGCTTCCTGGTGCTCCCAGGACTTCACGTGACTCCGGCAGTCCCTGCTTATACGGCCCTGAGGGCAAACGGGAGACTCAGGACCCAGCAAGAATGGGACACTCACAGGATGAAGCCTTGGAAATGAGGGAGACAGAGCCTGCTGGGTACAAGTCCCTACCTTCGAGGTTTATGTGACCGAAGAGGGAATGCGACTCCCCACTTGGCCTCTGTTTGGTGCCCACAGGAGAGACTGGCCAGGGATGCTGCGGAAGGGCTGGGCAGAGGCCCCCTCAAAGCAGAAGGCCAGCAGCTCAGGGCTGCAGGGGGGCATCCCTGGCCGGAGACCACTCCCACGCCCCTGTCAGCTGTCTTTTGGGCTGAGGTCGAGCAGCATGTTTCTGAAGGCAACTCTGCTTCTGGGGCTTGCTGTCCTGGGCATTCATGTCTGGGCCATTGAAATGGAATTCGTAGACATTAGTAAGGACCTCGAATATTTTGCGGTGTCTGTGGAGTTCGCTGTGGCTTGGTTCAACAGTGGCAATACCGAGGAGCAAGCCTACAAGCTGCTAGAGGTGAGGCGAGCCCAACAAAAGGTGAGTGGCCGTCATGGGCCTGGGCTGTGGAATGGCTCACCCCAAGCTGGCCTGGGTGAGCAGGGCTCTGATCGGAGGGTCCCCTGCCGCACACACTCCTGAAGGGACTGGAGGGGCCCCCTTCCTGCACAGATGACCCTGGCTTCCTTCATGTGCCTTCATTTCCTGACTGGCCAGCCCTTCCCTGGGTTGAGTCCAAGGCCTGGACTCGGGGAGGCCAAGGGCCCCTTGAGCatcactgtggccactgctggcccTGATCTCTCCTAATCCTGTCCTCGCCTGGGGTCTAGCTGAGGTGCAAGGTgctgggcatgtgtgtgtgtgtgtgtgtgtttctggctGGTGGCTTCAGCTATAGGCATTTCTGAACCCTTAAGGAAGTCAGCTTTCTAGACAATTCCAGGTCAGTGCCCTGGAGGTGTGTTCCTCCCTGGTGAGATTGCTGGCTACATCCCTCTTTGTGTTTGAATTCTTTCAAGTTCTCACTACCTCTCTGTAGGGGACAAGATTCTATCTCATGATGACTTCTTAGAGAAGTTGATGGACACACAGAGCAGCACCCAGGTCAAAAACATCCACCTGGATGAAGGTTTGCCCTTGGGTGCTGAGCCCCTGGGTGCCCCAGGAGAGATGAAGGGTCCAGCCCCCAGGCCTCTGTCCTGGTCTGGATGTTTCCCCCGAGGGACAGCATGGCTCTGACAAAGGCTCCGTGGACGTGCATTTCCGGCCCCCTCCCTAGAAGGAGGCGTGCAATGCCCTCCGTGTGTGTGGCTGATACGACTGAGAGCTAAGGGATGTCAGGTTGCTGTGCGTGTACTGTCAGCCCCAGGTCCTCTGTCCCacgacaccccccaccccccgccactgcTATGGACTGGT contains:
- the CST11 gene encoding cystatin-11, whose translation is MTRPWQGPRLLLAVVGALVALSCQSKRRTFILVYEVPVSDPVVVTTMEFLTEDFNKKNEDLYNFRIVRVLKAMKRLTDHLEYQVNLEMRRTTCLKSELTNCSFQEGKLYKKIDCYFSVFVIPWFEKYKVLAQNCTNV
- the LOC101103584 gene encoding probable cystatin-16 isoform X1 — encoded protein: MRLPTWPLFGAHRRDWPGMLRKGWAEAPSKQKASSSGLQGGIPGRRPLPRPCQLSFGLRSSSMFLKATLLLGLAVLGIHVWAIEMEFVDISKDLEYFAVSVEFAVAWFNSGNTEEQAYKLLEVRRAQQKQSWTMIYLMELDLGRTVCKKHDEDIDKCPLQESPGERKLNCTFIVDSRPWFTQFTLLSSTCQQI
- the LOC101103584 gene encoding probable cystatin-16 isoform X2; the encoded protein is MRLPTWPLFGAHRRDWPGMLRKGWAEAPSKQKASSSGLQGGIPGRRPLPRPCQLSFGLRSSSMFLKATLLLGLAVLGIHVWAIEMEFVDISKDLEYFAVSVEFAVAWFNSGNTEEQAYKLLEVRRAQQKSWTMIYLMELDLGRTVCKKHDEDIDKCPLQESPGERKLNCTFIVDSRPWFTQFTLLSSTCQQI